A segment of the Triticum urartu cultivar G1812 chromosome 1, Tu2.1, whole genome shotgun sequence genome:
TAGACCTTTGTTGGGCGACGATACCATTTGGTACAGAACATAATTTGAACACCCATGCTGCTTCCTATTTCTTTACACTTCAATCATTCAATTTTTTCTTGATGCTTTTTGTGTTATTTTCAGGAGCAATTTAAGATTGAAAAGGATGAAGGGAGGATGCAACTGACACGGTAGGATGCTCCGTGTCAAATTGTATATTTATCTTTCTTTTTAGCTAGATGAGAAACAGTAACATGTGAAACATATCGCAACATACTCTAGCCTGGAGTGACAGTCTAGATATATAGAGGGCATTGCCCATAAATCTGCATATTGGTAGCTTGTCGCTTCTATAAACTATCACTAAATTTAGTATGCATGTTATTTCTCTTGATTACCTGTATCGGATTTGTGAATTTGACATTTTATCCCTTTTTTACCCATGAAGTGTGAAGACAGCCTGCATCCCAATCTCAGCTCTTTGATTCCGCGGAGACAACGAGTGATGGCCGTGGCTCAACGGCGGCGGAGAAGATGGTGCAGTGTCTCAGGCTGGGGTTTGATATGTTGTGCAGCCTAAGGCAAGTTCTACAATGACTCTACTTCTCTTTTGGAGATCACATGTCTTTTGGAGCATGTTAGGCTTTGATTTCAATTCAATGATGTGCTCTGTTATCAACCTTGTAAAACTGTCACCTATCTGATAATATGGACGTAACCTTGCTATGCCTGATGATTGAACATTTTTCTGTTAAGCTTGTTTAACTCTATTCATATTTTAACAACTGAGCTACTCTAGCACGCATATGCACGTTCACAACGTCACCGCCAAGGCAAGTGCGCAAAGGACTGCACAGGAGGCGCGCCCCATCCACTAGTACCAGAGAAAAGGTGGAGTGACCAAGAGATACCCCTTAATTAGCGATCTCACAGTTCTAGCATGTTTTCATGAGGGCGCTCCTCCTATCCAGTGCTTAAGGCGCCCTGAAGCACCCTAGCACCCGCGTGTGTCGTGGCTGGGCCGCAGCCCATTAGCACATTGCACCGCTCCAACCGCTCAGTCGCTCTAGCTGGAGCCACTCTTGCTCGAGTCGCTCTAGCTTGGGTTGCTCATTGCTAAACACGAGATTGAAAAAGGTTCctaaatttttttaaaaaatgatAAATTTGTTAAAAAAGCATAAATCTTGGAGAAAATTCACAGAAGTTATAAATTTGAAAAGAGAGCTTAGGAATTTTggataaaaaaattaaaaaaattgagAAATAAAGTTTGACAAAATTCGCAAGTTTGAAAAAGTTCGCGAATTTTAGAAGAAATCATGAATTTTGGATAAAAAATTTACAAAACCTGACTAAAGTTTAAAAGTTTAAAAACTTCACAAATTCAAGAAAATATCATCGACtaaaaaaattatgaatcttaaaaatgttttcaaatttgaaaaaaaaacaagaaaagaaaaagggaaagaaaaACAATGAGAAAAGTAAACAAAAAACCGAGCCAAAACCTACGGGAACCTTTTAGAAACTGGTGTTGGGAGGAGACATTTTGGGGCGGCCTAGTGCGCTAGCCAGTAGATGGAGCATTGGCACTACGAATAAGACTGTAACTAGCGGCATAAGCAATGAATAGGATTTGGGCGGGGTTCTTTTCCCCCCTTTCTTATTTCTTTGTTTTTCGAGACTTTTATTCCTTTTTCTAGTTTTCAGCTCGGTATtactttttcctttttcttttaatTTCCGTTCAACTTTTCTTTTTCATTCTATGCCTTTAAAGATTTTccattttgtttttcctttttcatAGTTTTCCCCAGTTTTCGTTTATAAATATGTTATGCCTACATTAACAATTTAAAAAATACAGTGAATACATATTCAAGTATGCAGAGAATATTTTTAAAGTACATGACAATTTTTCCTTTTATATACACAAGGAGAATATTGTGTACATTTTCCAAGATTAACCAGCTTGTCAAAACTGATGCTCTCGATAGCGTAATAGAGAAAACCTGGAATTGCCTTAACCAAGCCCACGTTCGAATGCATGGGCTCGATGTCTATTTGCTGTCATTTTTCAAACAGAGTTAGAAACGCCGCCAAAAATTGGAACACAAATGCAAAATCTCCTACAATCTTGTACCTAGATTACAACACTGCGATCTTTACCATTGATAAATTAAAATAAGCTGAATTCTCAGGTTTTCAATTGGCAATTGAAAATTTGGCTTGTAGAATTGACTAATTGAATTACTGTAATCAAATTTCATTTTAGGTCCGGGTTAACGAAAAATCCAAACAGGTGATATTTTTAGGCTACCGCTATAAGTGGTTCACGGCAATCACTCAACCGGCAATGACAACCTATAGAGATTAATTTTGGTCTCTCTTAAATTTATATTCAATCGACACCTTAGGAAAGACCAAACAATAGTTCAGTTTATGATTATTATTCCCTCAGCAGAGGCACGTACGGTACGTGCATCGTCGATCACTTCACTTCTTCTTAGCGAGGAAGACGTCGGAGAGCACGGTGTCGGAGCGCAGCGCCGCCTTGAGGAGGCCGAGCCCCTCGTCCATGCCGACGCTGACGAACTTCTCGGCGAGCTCCACGTCCATGTTGACGCTGAACTTGTTGATGAGGGTGATGCTGGAGATGGCGGACATGGGGGTCACCTCCAGCCCGTCCGTGACCATGTAGGTGACGAGCCCCTTAACGTACCCGCCGGTCTCGTCGCCGGCCGCAGCCGCCGTGGACGAGGTCTTGGGCGCGGCGGACGGCAGCACGAACGTGACCTCGGTGGCCATGGCCTGCTTGCACTGCGGGCACGCAgccttggcctccatggtggcggTGGCGCAGTAGCCTGCGCAGGTGTACATCTTGAACCTGGCCAGCGGGGAGGACGGGGACgacccctcgccgccgccgccctgcagGAGCAGCAGCTCCCGGGCGTCCGGGTGCAGCACCTTGGGCTGGAGCAGCTCGGACTTGTCCTTGTTGGGCTGCAGGTAGGAGGAGCCGATGTTGTCGACGCTCTGGTACAGGCGGCCGATGCTCCCCTGCATGGTGCCGGCGGAGATGAGCTTCACCACGGCGCCGATGGGCAGGGTCAGCAGGCTGAAGACGAAGTCGACGAACTCCTTGCCGGCCTCCGCGAACAGCACCTTCTTGGACTTGGTGTCCACCAGCAGCTTCAGCGAGATCTTGTTGCTGGAAGACATGGCTGATGGTTCCCGTCCCGGAGATGATCGATGGAGAGGATGGGGTGGTGGGATTTATATAGGAGGGCCTCGAAATTAAGGAAGGAGGCGAAGGGATTTGGTTGCTAGAGTAGTAATCAACTGAAGAGAAGCGTTTGCGGTTGTCCCTTTGGCTTCTCGACGAGTAATAAAGGAGGAGTTGCTTGGGAACTGTAAACACACAGAAGAGAATCCAATTTTCCTTCACTACTTTTTTTTTTAAAACGAAGGGTCAAGAAGAGCCCAACTTTaaattaacaaagccatcaaccaATCAAAATTATAAACCCGAAACTAATACAAGAAAACATAAAAGCGACAAGATACAAAAGCATTGGAAAGCAGCTCACAAGCCTCACACACCTAGCTAAATATGATCAAACATGGAGACACGCAACTCGGAGACGTGAAGGTCCTCGATCGCGGACAAGTCACAGGGAAGTAGGAGAATGCCAACACAGGAGCAGCACTTCCGACAGCGAGGAAGGGCACACCGTTGCCAAATCACCAGCGGCCCAACTCCACTGTCGAAGAAGGCCCCTACCTCCTTGCTTGTCTCGAAGGCGCGACCGTTGACAGTGTGGCCATTCACCCTTAGAACCTGGGAGGAAGAACACCGGCAGGCTGCATCTGAAAAGGAACCGAGCTCACTCGACTAGCCACGGAATGCTCACCTAGAGCAGAGCACCACCAAAAGCCACGGGCTGGACACGAATGAGGAAGAGATGCCGGAACGGACGAAGAAGAGCAGTAGCATAGTGTCCCTAGAAGGCATTGAGAACCTAAGGCCTTGACTAAAAATGAAGCTCTCACAGCACGCTGAGATGAGCCACCGGAGGGGAACACGCTCCCCTCTCGCTCTGGAAGGCAAGGCACACCTCCTCTGCCAAGAGAGCTCCTGAATGCAAGGAGCCACCAAGGATCTCGCCCCAGACTTAGTAGACCAGTTACTACCGCTGCTGCACACCCACCACATCGCCGAGAAGCCCAATGCCCACCTAGCTCCCAAAAACAACGTCTTCAGGAAGGACGCGACGCCAAGGGCGCCGCCACCGCCCAACTGAGTTGTGGTTTTCACCTGGGAGACTAGAGGGAAGGGGGGCGGATCTGACCTGAATGGCGCCTCCAAGGAGGGGAGCGGCGCCCTCGAGCGTTGCCGCCGCCAAGACCGGTGAGGCCGGCCTCGAATTTCCCCCGGCCTTCTAATCCCCGCCTCCATTACCCCAACGAGGTGAGATCCGGCGGCCCACAACGAAGCAGGCCGGATCCGGCCGGGGCGGAGCTCTCCTAACAGGGGAGGCAGGGGCGGCCAGATCTAGTGCCACCGACAGCCACAACTGCCGCTGCACCAAGGCTCTCGTCCTTCGGTTCACCCACCATCCACACGGCCAGGATCACCGGCCCACGCCCGCGCCACCGCCTGTCGCAAGGCCGGTGACGCCACTCCGaccagggccgccgccccggaGAACACGGCCCCCCGCAGTAGAGGCAGGGCAGCCAGGGCCCCCGAGTCGCCCTAGCAGAGGCGACACGAGAGGAGGGGAGAAGAAAAGCCCAGATGCAATGTGAGATCCTCACAATCTTATTCACCTCTGTCAATTACATCGGTGATGCTAGAACTTGACAAGAATGGTCACTTTAGTGCTAAAACTTATGTCATACATGATACATCGAAGTGGTGTAAAAAGATTGGCTTAACGATGCAAACACGGTGCATTTGCTGTTTGTAACTTTGTATCGCTGACTTGGCACCGTATTTTGGTTTAGAGCAGTATATACTCTGCCTACATGGGATAAGGTCGGTCCCGCCTGTAAGCAAACGTACAAATAAGCTGGGCATGCATGGCCGAATGATAGCTTGAGGTTGCTGGTTCGATCAGCAAGGCTGCATGTTTatttttgaaaatcttaaatttatTTTGTCCATTTATAAAAGATATAAAGGATTATTTCATCATATAACTTTGTAGGTTATTGGGGTGGTGTGGCTAGCGAACCACGGACCACCAGCGCATCTGTTTTTCCAAATACaatttttttaacacagtacagagCCAAGCGCTTATATACATGCACATACACTCATCCCTACAAACGAACACACGTCTCTATCCCTATGAACACCTCCGAAAGACTGAGTCGGCATATCATCTTAAAAATTACGAACTCATTGTATGCACCTCGTCGTTGACAGGAACGTCTTCTCCTACTGAATGCGCATCAccgaaaatcctgaaataaatgcGAGCACTAGAACTTGAATCCTGATAGGCTGGGGATACCACAATCACTTTATCCATCCAAACCACAAGTTGGTTCACTCCAAATACAACTTCTAATCAGTATTTTTAATTCAAGTTGTTTAGCCAAAATGATATAAACCGTATGCATAGTTACCAGATATCAAAGGTTAACCTAAGAGTGGTTGTAATGAgagtatcatagctagtatcatgcatgctaACTAGACTATTTTGCTGAGGTGGTATGGAATTAAATGGGGAAAGAAAGgattgagtatcatatcatgataccgtatcataataaatgctatactactacgtgtcatgcatgacaataaataaGATCACCTAaaatactagtgtatgatactatgCCTTACGAAGGTAGTATCATACCTTAGGCTGCctgtaatgggagtatcatagaTAGTATCATGTATGCCAACTAAGCAATTTGGATGAGgtggcatagaattaaatgaagaaagagagccttgagtatcatatcatgataccgtatcatattaaatgatgtgctactttgtgtcatgcatgacaataaatgtAGTCATCTATGATACCaacatatgatactatgcattagggaTGTAGTATCGTagactagtatcatatgcatgatactagtatatgatactccccattacaaccagccttaatatcatatgcatgatactaagCTATGATACTACCCATTACGGGCAGTCTAATGAGTTGGCCTGCATGCAAACCAGGCATGCAGCTATCGGGTCGAAGGTTCGAACACCGTAGCGACCCATTACTGTAACATctcaaattttcaatttgaaatgttatacatagatcattcatgcatatcatattttattgcaatTCGTTTCTCGATcctcaaaattctaagcaactcaaggaccctcggagagagttggggatttcccttgtttcatatttgagttttatcaaatattgaaacgaggatttttggttttaattatttttctctccgaaaatatttcatattaaaatatatgagaggagataatatgacttctccaaaataaatgaaatattgggggaaaatattaaaatcaaatattggattttattcggagtttattggtattttatttgaattataaaaaattgcacgtttttcaaagttgcattttaggttcaagaaaatgttcatcttattctaaatattttatttagacgatgaagatttgttttggcatttttagatttttattttattttccagGATTTATTTAGTttcggcgaaattatttaaaaaaactcgtagggcccgactgggccgaagcccagctgAGTCGGCCAAAGCCGCCCGCGCCTCGTCTCCGACCTGGAGACCgcgagcgccaccgccgccgctaGCGGAGTCCGGCCGAGACTCCTCCCGCGCCgcttgccccttccccaagccgccGCACCCCCTCCTCTTATAAGCCTCCCCCTGGAGCCCCGAGCCGCCCCACACCGCCGCCGCAAGTCGCCTGCCCCCGCCGTCGCCCGCGCTGCCCCGTGCCGCcgctggccgccgccgccgccgcccgcgctgccccgcgccgccgctggccccgcgccgccccgccccactcgccggagccgccctgccgcgccggacctcgccggaggtataagCGCCATTCGGTTTTTTTATAAAACCGGTTTGATTTTtgttagaaaaccctagtttttttggatagatcggttcgccggttttttttggtttagttactttgcggacattcgtccgtacgttcgttttaacgaacggtgttcactcgttagccgcagacaacgaacgttcgttcgttagcctgtttgtcagtttttttctcggattttccgcaattattttcaatcgcgatttctgatccgatttttgtttgagtttatcttttcgctcgtttgtcggaatcaggcgattcaagcgcctagatcttcgtctcgaaaccctctttccgtttaaccaacttgaacaagcttttgctactgtaaaatttgaccttagtccagattagtaaacggatcttgtttctttcgcagtttgagtttcgatGCTCCGCTTGattgattcttttcgcaaaccggagttcttaagttgaactttctggttagatcttcttatttgagatttacccgtgtttctttgcttgattgcttatgtatgctattgtttgtttgcgatggaacacccggagtgcgaagcgtgctactacgagtccctaggttttgcagatcatcagcaaggcaagtaacattttgatcatacccctttatcacccagtttttgtGCATTAGTTctaatcctcaaacattgcatggttaggatgtgattaacatgtgggttgggaagtagttgatgaggtagaacctattgccctgttatattcaaacccttgggagttacttctacgaattacttatattgctatgttatgctcgtagacgtggtttgggtgagtgaaatccatgacagctGTGAGagtgttaattaatggttcaacttaaggtggcaacttgaatacacatctgggtggattgttagttgggcacctggggaatccaatgttgtcctaggatatcctggagtacccgcgtgataatcctatggtccgccacccaggctcaaagggaaccgagatattttcatgctagaaacttccgtgtgcagccacaagctattatgggctctagcatagttgagtaagttgcatgaagCTCCCGAAGaagtggatcagcaggtagagggatgtaggttggtatggtctgcccggagtaaggggttaatacttctgaaagactgtgtctcggtcatccgtttctcaaacaccctgtagtgcgagaaatccaacggaggagatcgagtcttgtgggaaaaagtgcgcaaacctctgcagagtgtataaactaatcatggttagccgtgtccccggttatggacatcttgagtatctagtacttggagtatcataagtatctcatcacactaaactaatattgttgggttgttaattactttaattggaattgagttggaggaaccttctcaatgatgtttcaactaccatgatagttaaataaaatctattcctttgttgtagggaaaaattggcttttcgcaaaaaccataACCATAGAGCTTACCACCAGcaaaatatgcatgtagtgatagcattattctattcttgctctactgtgttactttgccagcatattccatgtgctgacctgttttcgggctgcaacctattatgttgcagactttttagacaaGGAGTAATTAAGATTCATTAGGTCGTTGctgtgcagctcagctatgccgttggagttgatggactcactttatcttccaagccttccgatattatcgtattagatggccttaagccatatttattgtaataagttctcttttgagacattcgatgtaataagtgtgtgattgctactctgttataaatcctcgagtactgtgtgtgtcagcattaccgatccagggatgacactgaagcacagagacttgatcgtttgaggtcgggtcactacaatTACTTTTTAGTCCACTACAATAAATTGTGTTGTctcactgacaggtgggacctgCTCGGTGCCTGGAGACTGCTACTATTTATTTCTATGTTTTCTTACAAGTAGGACCCACTTTATGCCATGTAGGCAGAGTATACGGATCCATACTGAAATACGGTGCCAAGTTAGCGGTATGTATGGTAAATGCATTGTATTTACACTGCTGAGCCAACTTGTTAATCCAGTTCAATGTACGCTACAAGTTCTAGCATTAAAGTGACCATTCTTGCCAACTTATAGCACCACTGATGTAATTGACTCTATTCACCTGGATCCCATCGCGTTGATAAATGAAGCTGCAGTAACCAAAGAAAAAGTACTCACAAGTCGTCTAAACTTGTGAAGAGAACTACAAAATAAACATTTAACTTCTACACATGCTTAAAAAGTTGAAATAGTTATTTGTAAGTTGCATGAACTTGACACTTGGGTAAGTCGATCTAGGAAGAAGACGAGGTGCGGGAAGGCCGGCCAGGTCTCAGGCAGGAACGACCCGGAGCCGGCGGCCGCGCCAAGGCTTGTCTGATTTGGGTGAGGGGGTCCAGACTCGCCGGAGAAATCTTGTTGCTAGTGGAGGTTTAGAGGGATCCACAGGCAGGCCAGGATAGGGCGTGCGATGAGGCGCACGTGGGAGCGCCTTTGGCCACTAGTGGCAGCAGCAGGCAGCCCGACCAGCGCTAGAATATCGTTTAGAAGATGGAGCAGCTGGAGGTAGAAGAACACACAATAGCCATTCAATTTTGatccaacaatgaaaagaatagTGACCTGAATGTTGTTTTCAAGCAAATTCTATATAGTTGGCCCATTAAGAAGTAGATTATATGTAAGTGTTGAAATATAGGGTGGGGCTTGGGCTCATCTAACAATTTCAGAAAATCTCTAAGAACCGATGTGGATTTTATGACAATGTGTGTGGTCGGAAGTTTAGTCTCATACCGCTAATGGAAGAGGacttggacctccttataagagTTTCTTTTCCACATGCTATTAGAGTTTGAGAAGAGAAGTAATTCACATGCGCTCCTCCTTCGCTGCCCGCCTCGCCATGACGTGTGCGCCACGAGTTGCGGGAACGACCTGAGCTCACACCTATAAGTTTATTTTTGCCGGTCAAGAACGGAGAGTCCTTAATAGATGAGCCACGATCTGAAATGTCGGATCGTGGACTGTTATCGACTCGGACATGGGTCCAACCCACGTCTCTTCATCTGGCCGCGCCTATATAACTGAGGCGTTGGCCAACCCTAGCCGTCATGAAGAACATATCACATCTACTCTGCCTCCACGTGCATCGCATCGTCCTTTCTCGTTCCTTTTGCTGCTGTCGCTGCCGATCCCATCTCGTCTGCCACGTACACGGTTCGCGGCAGTAGGCAGCCCGACCGGCGCTAGAATGCGATTCCGAAGAAGGACCAACTGGAGGTAGAAGAACACGATAGCCATCCAATTTTGatccaacaatgaaaagaatagTGACCTGAATGTTGTTTTCAAGCAAATTCTATATATTGCCCCCTTAAGAAGTAGATTATATGAAAGGGAACATCCTCTAAGTTTCTAAGCTCCAAGGCATGTGAGAGTTTCGTTATTTCCCCCCTAAATGGGCCCATTTGACAGGGTCAGGTCGTGCCATGGACCTGTCAGCTTAGAAAACATAAGCGACGGTCAAATTCTGGTCAAACTCCATGCCTCCATGTCAGTTCACTACTACTTGAGAGTCCTTCAACTTCGTCATCTTCCGGCCACCCCCTCATCCTTCTATCTCTCTAAACAAATTCACACTTGCGTCCGATTCCGGCTTCTCCACATGTAAACCGTGTCGCGGATCGATGGTGCCTACACCGCTTCCCCGCCTCAGCCTACCCCCCTCCCCAGTCGTGTCCCCTGCGATGAACCGTACCTATATCTCTGTTCGTCAGCGTGGCCGCCGGTGGTCATTGAACCACCTCCATGGCTTTTCTTCGACATCTAGCTAGGCCCTCCACTTGGCCTCCATGCTCCTCGTGATCCTGGCCTGCATCTTTGGAATGTTGTATGCACCTACACTTTTGGGGTGAATATGAACGAGAAGGATAGGGCCAGGTCACTATAGCTCGTTAGCTACTACCTCGGCCACGCAGTCGTGTGATTGTGATGGAGGGCATACTGCGATATGCATGTGAGGAGAGGAAATGCATGCCTGCACGGATGTAATGGCTAGAGCATTAATCATCTTCTCACATAGATTTCCTAGAATTTACTATCTACCATGATTAAAGGGGGCATATGACGCTTAGTTTCTTTCTGAGAGCAATTACAATAAGATGACATAAGCAGGCTATAAGGACTAAAATATTATATCTTTTCTTAGTTGAAGGAGAGAGAAAAAAAACGAACTCTTAGTTAGTACTACTAGTCAACCGCAGCACGAGCCCCAAGACAGTTGATGAGGTTGTAAGGTAAGCCAATTATTCATAAAGTAGTACACAATTAAAATATACTATTGTACATGACGACTATTAGGTTGGTTGTAGACGATATGGTGATTTTTTATAGCCGATTGTTGGCTCAATTATTAACCATACTCTAAGTATCGAGCCACCTAACTCGGGACTAGGTCCTTAGAAATCTTTACTACCCATTTGGGGACGGAGAGAGTATGTGCTACTACCTCCGTTTCAGTTTACAAGTCCTACGCGTATACCTAGGTTGCCAATTTTATGACCTTAATATAAATTATATAATACAAAAATTATACGGTTTAAAAATAGAACATTTGAAGTTTATAttggtatattttttgtaatatatgacttgtattaggttggtcaaattgaTGACCTAGGAGCACGCGCACGCCCTGTAAACTGAGAGAGAGGTAGTACAATTATTTTGAACCTAGTTGCATGGAAAAGTGTTATGAATCCATACGTTTGTCAAGCAGGTAATAAATGACGTGTGGTGAAAGGAAGATTTACAAATCTGAAAAACATATGAATCTGGTAGGCTTGCAAGTACAGAAcatagtattgtcacaaaagacaTGAAGATTACATGTCATTTCAACATAACAAAGGAAAAGTTTCTTTGTCCTACATGGAGGAGTGTTAAAAAAAGATTGTTGTGAATGTTCAAAATGCCCCTAGATCATAACCCTAGTGGATGGTGGAATCTTGCACAACTTTGGGTTATCTAAACATGCCTTGGGTCTCATCTCTCAGTCACATCAAACAACTTACACAACCCCACCCCTCAATATTTGGCGCGAATTTTTTACAAAGATCACAACCAGCAAAAGGGCATTTTTGGACTGAGATGTCCCTACTAAGTATTAATTGCGGTCCTGAAATCATGC
Coding sequences within it:
- the LOC125545844 gene encoding uncharacterized protein LOC125545844, whose amino-acid sequence is MSSSNKISLKLLVDTKSKKVLFAEAGKEFVDFVFSLLTLPIGAVVKLISAGTMQGSIGRLYQSVDNIGSSYLQPNKDKSELLQPKVLHPDARELLLLQGGGGEGSSPSSPLARFKMYTCAGYCATATMEAKAACPQCKQAMATEVTFVLPSAAPKTSSTAAAAGDETGGYVKGLVTYMVTDGLEVTPMSAISSITLINKFSVNMDVELAEKFVSVGMDEGLGLLKAALRSDTVLSDVFLAKKK